Genomic segment of Streptomyces sp. NBC_01210:
CCAACGCCGCGCGCACGGTCGACGGCGTGACAGACCTCACCGAAGAGCCGGCTGTCCGCGGAGGGACGTCCGCGCTCGCGGCCCGCCCGGACCCGCTCGAGCGCCCGGGCGTGGGGGCGCTCGGCGAGCCGACGGAAGGAGTGGTCCTTGGTGCGGACGTACGGGTGGACGGCCGGCGCTGACGCGCCGATGGTGCGGTCAGCCCAGCGTCTTGAGGATCTCGGCGGCGAGCGGGGCGGCGGAGGCCGGGTTCTGGCCGGTGAACAGGTTGCGGTCCACGGCCAGGTTCGGGGCCCACGGCTCGCCCTCCTGGAAGTCCACGCCGATCTGGACCAGGCGGTCCTGCAGCAGCCACTTCGCCTTGTCCGCGAGGCCCGCCTGGGTCTCCTCCGCGTTGGTGAAACCGGTCAGCCGGTAGCCGGCGAACGGTGAGCTGCCGTCCTCGCGCTTCGCGGCGAGCAACGCGGCCGGGGCGTGGCAGACCACACCGAGGGGCTTGCCGGAGTCCAGGGCGGCGGTGAGGAGCTCGCCGGAGTCGGCGTTGACTGCCAGGTCCTCCATCGGGCCGTGGCCGCCGGGGTAGAAGACCACGGCGTAGTCGGCCAGGTCGACGTCCTCCAGTTTGAGCGGCTGCCGCAGAGCGGTGATCGACGCGAGGTCGGCGACGATCGCGTCGGCGTTCTCCTGGCCGCCGTTCACCTCGGGCGCGAGGCTCGCCTTGTCCACGGTGGGTACGACGCCGCCCGGCGTGGCGACGACGACCTCGTGACCCGCCCCGGTGAAGAGCTTGTACGGGGCCACGGCCTCCTCCGCCCAGAAGCCGGTCGGGTGCCGGGTGCCGTCGGCCAGCGTCCAGTAGTCCACGCCGGTGATCACAAACAGGATCTTCGCCATCTCGCATCTCTCCATCCGCTGACGCCTGCCTTCTCCACGCAGCGCGTCATCTCGCTGATGTCCTCGAACGTAGACCCCCCGATCATTGGGATCCAATAGGCTTTCCGCCATGAGCCATAGGGAATCCAATGGATTGTCGGGAATACGGGAGCATGCCTCCGAGGGTCCGCTCGATCTGACACTGCTGCGGACCTTCCTCGCCGTACACCGGGCCGGCTCGTTCACCGCGGCCGCTCGTCTGCTCGGTCTGTCCCAGCCGACCGTCACCACCCAGATCCGCTCCCTGGAGGGGCAGCTGGGCCGTGAACTCTTCGAGCGGCTGCCGCGTGGAGTTGCCCCCACCCCGGTCGCCGACGACCTCGCAGCCCAGATCGCCGCCCCGCTGGACGCCCTCGCCGCCGTCGCCGACCGCGGTCGCATCGGAGAGGAGACCTCCGCCGGTCCGGTCCATCTGGCCGGCCCCGCCGAGCTCCTCTGCGTACGCGCGCTGCCCGCTCTGGCGCCCTTGGTGGAGCAGGGTGTACGGCTTCGGGTCGGCACCGGTCTCACCGACGAACTGCTCGACGGCCTGCGCGTCGGCCATTACGACCTGGTGCTCTCCACCATCCGCCCGCGCGGCCGCTCCCTCACCGCCGTACCGCTGATGGACGAGGAGTTCGTCCTGGTCGCCTCACCGCAGTGGGCGGTGCGGATCGGCCCGGACAGGGTCGCGACGGAGGGCTCTGCCGCCCTGCGCGGCGTCCCTCTCGTGACATACGCCGAGGACCTGCCGATAGCCCGCCGCTACTGGCGCCATGTTTTCGGCACCCGCCTGACCGGGCAGGCCGCCGTGACGGTCCCTGATCTGCGCGGTGTGCTCTCGGCGGTCGCCGCCGGGGCCGGGATCACCGTGCTCCCCCGCTATCTCTGCGAGGGCGAGCTCGCCACCGGCACGCTGGTGTCGCTGCTGACGCCCGACGACCCGCCGATCAACACCGGCTATCTGGTCCAGCGCCCCGGCATCCCGGACAACCCGCACCTTGCTCTGGTCCGCGACCGTCTGCTGCGAGAGGCCCGCACGTGGTGAGGGGTCCGGCACCGCGCGCTCAGGCCAGTACGCGCAGCACGTACAGGCAGCACGTACGCGCAGCACGATCCGGCACGCACCCTCCCGACGAGAACCGGACACGGCGGCTCGTCGGGCGAACGGTGGCGATCCGCGCATATCGAAGCGCGGCACGAGCCGCCGTCGGCCGGTGCCGACGGCAAGGCAGCGATCGACCGGAGCGTTTCGCCGTCACGGAGCGGGATCGCACACGCGGAAGCCGTCCACCGGACGGTCCGGCGTCGCGTGAGTCATGTGTGCGGGAGCCACTGCTGCAAATGCGGCGCCGGGTGGAGCGGAGCGCACGGGGACGCACTGGGGTGGCGCAGCGCACCGCTTGACGCGCCCTTCGGCTCACTCCCTATCTGAGCAGCGAAAAACGGCGGGGCGCATTCCGGTACGGGCACCACAAGCCCCTGGCGCGGCACTCCGTCACTCCTGACCCGGAAGTCAGCTGACTGCACTTCAGCAAACGGTGCCCGCCCTTCACTCCGTCACCCAAAGCGCACCCGCAGGCCCACCCGTACGACCCTGACGGACGCACCGCTTTGGATCACACTCGAACCACGCCCATCCGTACCGCATTTGCGGCCGTTGGACGCGCGTAGAGCGGCCGAAAGGCGATCTTGCCCCAAGCCCATCCGGAGCCGAGGATTCCAACCGGCGCAGGTTGTCAGGGCCATGACGGTGACTCAGTGGTCATGGCCCCGGCCCGGCGTGTTGACGGGCCCGCCCACCCAGCGGGCCCTGGATTCCCCCACCGGAGGATGTAGTGAACATCAAGCGCTTCTCCCCCCTCCGCGGCGTCGCGAGACGTGCGCGGCTGATCGCCGTCGCATCCAGTCTGCTCACCGTCTCCGCGCTTGCCGCCCCGACCGCCGTTGCCGAATCGGCCGACAGCGCACGGGCCACCACCGCCCAGCTCGCCCAGGCGAGCGACGCCGTGCTCCAGGCGGACGTACCCGGCACCGCCTGGTACACGGACAAGGCCACGGGCAGGCTCGTCGTCACGGCGGACAGCACCGTCTCCGCCGCCGAGATAGCCAAGATCAAGGAAGCTGCGGGCACACGTGCCGGGGCCCTTGAGATCGAGCGCACCACCGGCAGGTTCAACAAGCTGATCGCGGGCGGCCAGGCCATCTACACCGGCGGCGGACGCTGCTCGCTCGGCTTCAATGTCCGCAGCGGAAGCACGTACTATGCCCTCACCGCGGGCCACTGCACCAATATCGGCAGCACCTGGTACACCAACTCCGCCAACACCACCGTGCTGGGTTCCACCGCCGGTTCCAGCTTCCCGACCAACGACTACGGCATCATCCGGCACTCCAGTGCGTCGGCCGCCGACGGCAGGGTCTATCTCTACAACGGCACTTACCGTGACATCACGGCTGCCGGCAATGCCTCCGTCGGTCAGTCCGTACAGCGCAGCGGCAGCACCTCCGGCCTGCACAGCGGCACGGTCACCGCTCTCAACGCGACCGTCAACTACGGCGGTGGAGACATCGTCTACGGGCTGATCCAGACCAATGTCTGCGCAGAGCCCGGCGACAGCGGCGGCCCGCTGTTCTCCGGCAGCACCGCTCTCGGCCTGACCTCGGGCGGCAGCGGCGACTGCTCCTCCGGCGGCACCACGTTCTTCCAGCCGGTCACCGAGCCGCTGAGCGCCTACGGAGTGAGCATTTTCTGATGCGCTGACCTGAGCGCGACGCGCAGGCCGACGCCTGCGCAGCCCGGAAGGACCGCCCTGGACACCAGCGCCACTCCGGTGCCCGGGGCGGTCCGTACGCGGACCCGGATGACCAGCAGGCCGGGAAAACCGAGGGACCGGCCCGTCGTGGTCACGGTTCCGGCGAGTCCGCCGCCGGCTGGTTAGGGTGAGGACATGGTCGCTTCTCACGTCCTCACCTGGGAAGTCACGGAGAGCCGGGGGTACGAGACCTCCTGGATCGAACTCCGCGGCACGACCCTACGGGCCCATGGACGCGCGGTAGGGACCAGGCCGGATCCGTACTGGATCTCGTACGACCTCGAAACAGGGGACGACTACGTCACCCGTGAGCTGCGGGTGCACGCCGCGACC
This window contains:
- a CDS encoding type 1 glutamine amidotransferase domain-containing protein is translated as MAKILFVITGVDYWTLADGTRHPTGFWAEEAVAPYKLFTGAGHEVVVATPGGVVPTVDKASLAPEVNGGQENADAIVADLASITALRQPLKLEDVDLADYAVVFYPGGHGPMEDLAVNADSGELLTAALDSGKPLGVVCHAPAALLAAKREDGSSPFAGYRLTGFTNAEETQAGLADKAKWLLQDRLVQIGVDFQEGEPWAPNLAVDRNLFTGQNPASAAPLAAEILKTLG
- a CDS encoding LysR family transcriptional regulator — encoded protein: MSHRESNGLSGIREHASEGPLDLTLLRTFLAVHRAGSFTAAARLLGLSQPTVTTQIRSLEGQLGRELFERLPRGVAPTPVADDLAAQIAAPLDALAAVADRGRIGEETSAGPVHLAGPAELLCVRALPALAPLVEQGVRLRVGTGLTDELLDGLRVGHYDLVLSTIRPRGRSLTAVPLMDEEFVLVASPQWAVRIGPDRVATEGSAALRGVPLVTYAEDLPIARRYWRHVFGTRLTGQAAVTVPDLRGVLSAVAAGAGITVLPRYLCEGELATGTLVSLLTPDDPPINTGYLVQRPGIPDNPHLALVRDRLLREARTW
- a CDS encoding S1 family peptidase, whose protein sequence is MNIKRFSPLRGVARRARLIAVASSLLTVSALAAPTAVAESADSARATTAQLAQASDAVLQADVPGTAWYTDKATGRLVVTADSTVSAAEIAKIKEAAGTRAGALEIERTTGRFNKLIAGGQAIYTGGGRCSLGFNVRSGSTYYALTAGHCTNIGSTWYTNSANTTVLGSTAGSSFPTNDYGIIRHSSASAADGRVYLYNGTYRDITAAGNASVGQSVQRSGSTSGLHSGTVTALNATVNYGGGDIVYGLIQTNVCAEPGDSGGPLFSGSTALGLTSGGSGDCSSGGTTFFQPVTEPLSAYGVSIF